Proteins encoded together in one Leishmania infantum JPCM5 genome chromosome 4 window:
- a CDS encoding putative tyrosine phosphatase translates to MPTASASREPLVPTINFSMVCPGVYRSGYPTKKNYSFLCALRLRSILYLCPEDYAESNLKFCEEKGIHVLRFPTEGNKEPFCDISEPLMHRILSAICDTRNLPLLIHCNKGKHRTGTVVACLRHLQGWSLVSIFEEYKRFASDKARVGDQQYVELYHPIVKLTPPFVASWVTVTPRVTLVTSDRELMEAEAMQLGYSLLAPDKHLMKKNGSSTSKSTGNTAAAAPGAASVTAAPAGPAAAAAATAGSGPTATASTSGPSAAVAMQQQQPSQPVTSAAPTIASSSGHSTAPSIMATAATAAVAASLGEAT, encoded by the coding sequence ATgcccaccgcctctgcctcacgAGAGCCCCTCGTGCCAACGATCAACTTCTCTATGGTGTGCCCTGGCGTGTACCGAAGCGGCTACCCAACCAAGAAGAACTACTCCTTTctctgcgcgctgcggctgcgcagcatccTATACCTCTGCCCGGAGGACTACGCCGAGAGCAATCTCAAGTTCTGCGAGGAGAAAGGCATTCATGTCCTGCGCTTCCCGACGGAGGGCAACAAGGAGCCCTTCTGTGACATCTCCGAGCCCCTGATGCACCGCATTCTCAGCGCCATCTGCGACACTCGCAACCTCCCCCTGCTCATCCACTGCAACAAGGGCAAGcaccgcaccggcaccgTCGTGGCCTGCTTGCGTCACCTGCAAGGCTGGTCTTTGGTGTCCATCTTCGAGGAGTACAAGCGTTTTGCCAGCGACAAGGCTCGAGTCGGGGATCAGCAGTACGTCGAGCTCTACCACCCCATTGTGAAGCTGACCCCGCCGTTTGTGGCGTCGTGGGTGACCGTGACGCCGCGCGTGACGCTCGTGACGTCCGACCGCGAACtcatggaggcggaggcgatgcagcTCGGGTACAGCCTCCTCGCACCGGACAAGCACCTCATGAAGAAGaatggcagcagcacgagcaaATCGACGGGAAAtacagcggctgctgcgccaggcgccgcctccgtcacggcggcgcccgcgggaccagcggcggcagctgccgctaCCGCGGGTAGCGGTCCAACGGCCACAGCATCCACATCCGGCCCTTCAGCTGCGGTAgccatgcagcagcaacagccgtCACAGCCCGTCACGTCTGCGGCCCCGACgatcgccagcagcagcggccactCCACAGCGCCCTCCATTATGGCTaccgcagcaacagcagcggtagcggcTAGCTTGGGAGAAGCAACATGA
- a CDS encoding SPDSYN, with amino-acid sequence MPGPGLLPDGWFREESTMWPGQAQGLKVEKVLYDQPTEFQHLTVFESDPSGPWGTVMTLDGAIQLTDYDEFVYHEMLANLSLTCHHKPERVLIIGGGDGGVVREVLRHKSEKDGIVQSVELVDIDGAVIQQSKKHFPQIACGFANPCVTATVGDGAAFVKRAPDSVYDVIIIDTTDPKGPASELFGADFYTNVLRILRPGGVVCNQGESVWLHRPLIEMMMGFLKKDIGFATVKYAMIYIPTYPCGSIGTLVCAKSADTDVTVPMRPVESLGFADQLKYYSSDMHKAAFVLPRFAAHLNE; translated from the coding sequence ATGCCAGGCCCCGGTCTTCTGCCTGATGGCTGGTTCCGTGAAGAGAGCACCATGTGGCCCGGCCAGGCACAGGGGCTGAAGGTGGAGAAGGTTCTGTATGACCAACCCACCGAGTTCCAGCACTTGACGGTGTTCGAGTCCGACCCGAGCGGGCCGTGGGGAACCGTCATGACCCTCGACGGTGCCATCCAGCTTACGGACTACGACGAGTTTGTGTACCATGAGATGCTTGCGAACCTGTCGCTGACGTGCCATCACAAGCCGGAACGCGTGCTTATCattggcggcggtgatggcggtgtcgtgcgcgaggtgctgcgccacaaGAGCGAGAAAGACGGCATTGTGCAGTCCGTCGAGCTCGTTGACATTGACGGCGCCGTGATTCAGCAGAGCAAGAAGCACTTCCCACAGATCGCTTGCGGCTTCGCGAACCCGTGCGTGACGGCGACCGttggcgacggtgccgccttCGTAAAGAGAGCGCCGGATAGCGTGTATGATGTCATCATCATCGACACGACGGACCCGAAGGGGCCGGCGTCGGAGCTGTTCGGCGCGGACTTCTACACGAATGTGCTCCGCATTCTGCGGCCGGGCGGCGTCGTGTGCAACCAGGGCGAGTCTGTCTGGCTGCACCGCCCGTTGATAGAGATGATGATGGGATTCCTGAAGAAGGATATCGGCTTTGCCACGGTCAAGTACGCAATGATCTACATCCCGACCTACCCAtgcggcagcatcggcacGCTGGTCTGCGCCAAGTCGGCAGACACGGACGTGACGGTGCCCATGAGGCCGGTGGAGTCGCTCGGGTTCGCCGACCAGCTCAAGTATTACAGCAGCGACATGCACAAGGCGGCCTtcgtgctgccgcgcttCGCGGCTCACCTGAACGAGtag